The Arthrobacter russicus genome has a segment encoding these proteins:
- a CDS encoding S9 family peptidase translates to MTSAPIAKKIPVTRSHHNDVFTDNYEWLREKENPEVVAHLEAEQAFTDQVTEHQEPLRQAIFNEMKTRTQETDLSVPYRRDDWWYYVRMEEGKQYAIHCRVAASDTGDTLADWTPPTVAAGEPVPGEQILLDGNAEAEGKPFFSIGGQALSRDHRLLAFAVDNAGDERFTLRIKDLQTGTLLDDEISNIFYGIAFSPDGTELFYTVVDDSWRPYQIKSHILGTPAAQDTVLYQEDDLGMWTGFDLSADRSQLLISIGCSEYSETRILDFGNREAGLTTVISRDERVLYDVDPVTVDGKKQLIITHNRNARNSMVSLVPFAELAKPLEQQAWTTVVEHSETVRVNGTASNASHAFISVRKDTTDKVQILPLADLLAPPVEPAFDEALYTVELSLAEFAAPLVRLNYTSFVTPPRVYDFLLSTGELVLRKETPVLGGFRASDYVAEREWATADDGTRIPLSVIRRADLARDAGNPAVIYGYGSYEASMDPGFAIPRLSLLDRGIVFVIAHVRGGGELGRAWYEDGKKLNKKNTFTDFVAATDWLAGSGWADPTRIAAMGGSAGGLLMGAVLNLAPEKYAAVVAQVPFVDALTTILDPDLPLSALEWEEWGNPITDPEVYRYMKEYTPYENVRPVAYPKIAAVTSFNDTRVLYVEPAKWVQALRETSTGEAPIVLKVEMDGGHGGASGRYEGWKTRAWDYAFLADALGATELPPRNTAG, encoded by the coding sequence ATGACTTCCGCCCCGATCGCCAAGAAGATCCCCGTCACCCGCAGCCACCACAACGACGTCTTCACCGACAACTACGAATGGCTGCGCGAGAAGGAAAATCCCGAGGTGGTAGCCCATCTGGAAGCCGAACAGGCCTTCACCGACCAGGTGACCGAACACCAGGAACCGCTCCGGCAAGCGATCTTCAATGAAATGAAGACCCGGACCCAGGAGACCGACCTCTCGGTCCCCTACCGCCGCGACGACTGGTGGTACTACGTCCGGATGGAGGAGGGCAAGCAATACGCGATCCATTGCCGGGTGGCGGCTTCGGACACCGGGGACACGCTTGCCGATTGGACGCCGCCCACGGTCGCCGCCGGCGAACCGGTCCCCGGCGAACAAATCCTGCTGGACGGCAATGCCGAAGCCGAAGGCAAGCCGTTCTTCTCGATCGGCGGCCAGGCGCTCAGCCGGGACCACCGACTCCTGGCCTTCGCCGTCGACAATGCCGGTGACGAACGCTTCACCCTGCGGATCAAAGATCTGCAAACCGGCACGCTGCTCGACGACGAGATCAGCAATATCTTCTACGGCATCGCCTTCTCCCCCGACGGCACCGAGCTGTTCTATACCGTCGTCGACGATTCCTGGCGGCCCTACCAGATCAAGTCGCATATCCTGGGCACCCCGGCCGCACAGGACACCGTGCTCTACCAAGAAGACGACCTGGGCATGTGGACCGGATTCGATCTTTCCGCAGACCGCTCGCAACTGCTCATTTCAATCGGCTGCTCGGAGTACAGCGAAACCCGGATCCTCGACTTCGGCAACCGCGAGGCCGGTTTGACCACCGTGATCTCCCGCGACGAACGGGTGCTCTACGACGTGGACCCGGTCACCGTGGACGGCAAAAAGCAGCTGATCATCACGCACAACCGGAATGCCCGCAACTCGATGGTTTCCTTGGTGCCGTTCGCCGAATTGGCCAAACCGCTGGAGCAGCAGGCCTGGACCACGGTGGTCGAGCACAGCGAGACCGTGCGGGTGAACGGGACGGCGTCCAATGCCAGCCACGCTTTCATCTCGGTCCGCAAAGACACCACCGACAAAGTGCAGATCCTGCCTTTGGCGGACCTGTTGGCACCACCCGTGGAACCGGCTTTCGACGAAGCGCTGTACACCGTCGAGCTGTCCTTGGCCGAGTTCGCGGCTCCGCTGGTCCGGCTCAACTACACCTCCTTCGTCACCCCGCCCCGGGTCTACGACTTCCTGCTGTCCACCGGGGAATTGGTGCTGCGCAAGGAAACTCCGGTGTTGGGCGGTTTCCGGGCTTCCGATTATGTCGCGGAACGCGAGTGGGCCACAGCCGACGACGGCACCCGGATTCCGCTGTCCGTGATCCGGCGCGCGGATCTGGCCCGCGACGCCGGCAATCCCGCAGTGATCTACGGCTACGGCAGCTACGAAGCGAGCATGGACCCCGGCTTCGCGATCCCCCGGCTCTCCTTGCTGGACCGCGGCATCGTCTTCGTGATCGCGCACGTCCGCGGCGGCGGCGAGCTGGGCCGGGCCTGGTACGAAGACGGCAAAAAACTGAACAAGAAGAACACCTTCACGGATTTCGTCGCCGCGACGGATTGGCTGGCCGGATCCGGCTGGGCGGATCCGACGCGAATCGCGGCAATGGGCGGATCCGCCGGTGGCTTGCTGATGGGCGCGGTCCTGAACTTGGCACCGGAAAAATACGCCGCAGTCGTCGCCCAGGTGCCGTTCGTAGACGCGTTGACCACGATTCTGGATCCGGACTTGCCGCTTTCAGCCCTGGAGTGGGAGGAGTGGGGCAACCCGATCACCGATCCGGAGGTGTACCGGTACATGAAGGAGTACACCCCCTACGAAAACGTACGGCCCGTGGCCTACCCCAAGATCGCCGCGGTGACCAGCTTCAACGACACCCGGGTGCTCTATGTGGAACCCGCCAAATGGGTCCAGGCACTCCGTGAGACCAGCACCGGCGAGGCCCCGATCGTGCTCAAGGTCGAGATGGACGGCGGCCATGGCGGCGCGTCCGGCCGATATGAAGGCTGGAAGACCCGTGCCTGGGACTACGCGTTCCTGGCCGATGCGCTCGGTGCGACGGAATTGCCGCCCCGAAATACTGCAGGCTGA
- a CDS encoding NBR1-Ig-like domain-containing protein — protein sequence MANERDLNDLVYFAAQRAEGSGQFTESDRRARLRGALAFIMCNVVPDDHDTYLVKLGNPAVAFTGRFTKKFRDTWAFMEYKRAQGFDPHLSYTYKSGQNARRFFQEALVDALREALQSGEAFRHYAVASRETQRVVLRPAGNPGWSADPETAGTGSYFDRNEFISETVPDGTILPQDAEFTKTWLLRNAGNVPWVNRSIQRLTPLTIYYPHSAMIIPIPDTMPDKVATISVRLRAPSLPGFSEVRFKMIHENGDFCWPELYTSGLILAIEVQSQARFHQQSEDLACRYEGEPGR from the coding sequence ATGGCCAACGAACGCGACCTCAACGACTTGGTCTATTTCGCGGCGCAACGAGCCGAAGGATCCGGCCAATTCACCGAGTCGGACCGACGGGCAAGACTCCGCGGGGCGCTGGCCTTCATCATGTGCAACGTCGTGCCCGATGATCACGACACCTACCTGGTGAAACTGGGCAATCCGGCAGTGGCCTTCACCGGAAGATTCACCAAAAAATTCCGTGACACCTGGGCGTTCATGGAGTACAAACGAGCGCAAGGATTTGATCCGCACCTGAGTTACACCTACAAGTCCGGGCAGAATGCCAGAAGATTCTTCCAAGAAGCCTTGGTTGATGCATTGCGCGAGGCGCTGCAATCCGGGGAGGCCTTCCGGCACTACGCCGTAGCCTCTCGGGAAACCCAACGAGTGGTCCTGCGCCCTGCCGGAAACCCGGGGTGGAGCGCCGATCCCGAAACCGCCGGGACCGGAAGCTATTTCGACCGCAACGAATTCATCAGTGAAACCGTTCCGGACGGAACGATCCTTCCGCAAGACGCCGAGTTCACCAAGACCTGGCTACTCAGGAACGCCGGAAACGTCCCCTGGGTCAATCGCTCGATCCAGCGGCTGACTCCGCTGACGATCTACTATCCCCATTCGGCCATGATCATTCCCATTCCGGATACCATGCCGGACAAAGTCGCCACGATCTCAGTTCGTCTGCGAGCTCCGTCGCTTCCCGGGTTCAGCGAAGTGCGCTTCAAAATGATCCACGAAAACGGGGATTTCTGCTGGCCGGAGCTCTATACCAGCGGGCTGATCCTGGCCATCGAAGTCCAGTCTCAAGCCCGGTTTCATCAGCAATCGGAAGATCTGGCCTGCCGCTACGAGGGAGAGCCCGGAAGATAG
- the pta gene encoding phosphate acetyltransferase produces MTQGIYVSAAMPGSGKSLITLGLADALHRRADRIGFFRPIISEADAGQDPMVAMMARTFDLAPSVCRAGLTAQEARTLLASGQREEIDSRCVAIYAEIAKQVDVVIVEGTDLTGQDAAVEFDLNARLANNLGCVVLSVVSAKDRTTAEVADAVDVSRKALAAANCTLLAMMVNRAEPAELAEIGASLRPGVSGKPVYILPEIAQISRPTVGEVATALSLRQIAGSSEQERDVESIKVAAMSVGNFLNVLDAGALVIVPGDRADVMVATLASTFSPEFPVPSGMILTGGLAPDAHIYPLLAQAPFPIFDSPEDTYHTAKQVSEVRSEIWSSQRRKAAAALGAWSKHVDESELLHRIDIPRPVRMTPLRFLHELIERARSDRKHIVLPEGGDVRILRAAEILHRRDVCDLTVLGELNQVRELAASHGIDLSGITLIDPAASELREEFAEEYARLRAHKGMDLGRAREIMLEPSYFGTMMVQLGVVDGMVSGAAHTTANTIRPALEFVKTADGVKIVSSVFLMLLPDRVLVYGDCAVNPEPNEEQLADIAIASAQTAQQFGVEPRIAMLSYSTGESGTGAAVDEVRAATELVRKLRPDLPVEGPIQYDAAVDASIAASKLPASQVAGQATVFIFPDLNTGNNTYKAVQQSSGAVAVGPVLQGLRKPINDLSRGCTVEDIVNTVAITAVQGQNSAAPAVPNQEA; encoded by the coding sequence GTGACTCAGGGAATCTACGTCTCCGCTGCAATGCCGGGCTCCGGCAAATCGCTCATCACGCTTGGCCTGGCTGATGCCCTGCATCGAAGGGCAGACCGGATCGGTTTCTTCCGTCCGATCATTTCCGAAGCCGACGCCGGTCAGGACCCGATGGTGGCGATGATGGCCAGAACCTTCGATCTCGCACCGAGCGTCTGCCGGGCGGGGCTGACTGCGCAGGAGGCCCGGACCCTGCTGGCATCGGGGCAGCGCGAGGAAATCGATTCGCGCTGCGTGGCGATTTATGCGGAGATCGCCAAACAAGTCGACGTCGTGATCGTCGAAGGCACCGATTTGACCGGGCAGGACGCCGCGGTCGAATTCGACCTCAACGCCCGGCTCGCCAACAATCTGGGCTGCGTGGTGCTGTCCGTGGTCAGCGCCAAAGACCGTACGACGGCGGAAGTCGCCGACGCGGTAGACGTCTCCAGGAAGGCCCTGGCTGCCGCCAACTGCACACTGCTGGCCATGATGGTCAACCGTGCGGAGCCCGCGGAGTTGGCCGAGATCGGCGCATCGCTGCGTCCGGGAGTTTCGGGGAAGCCGGTTTACATCCTGCCCGAAATCGCCCAAATCTCCCGCCCCACCGTCGGTGAAGTCGCTACCGCGCTGTCCTTGCGGCAAATCGCAGGCAGCTCCGAACAGGAGCGCGACGTCGAATCGATCAAGGTCGCGGCGATGAGCGTGGGCAATTTCCTCAATGTGCTCGACGCCGGCGCCCTGGTGATCGTGCCCGGCGACCGTGCCGACGTCATGGTGGCAACCCTGGCTTCGACATTTTCACCGGAATTCCCGGTACCCTCCGGGATGATCCTCACCGGCGGTCTGGCCCCGGACGCGCATATCTACCCTTTGCTGGCACAAGCGCCGTTTCCGATTTTCGACAGTCCGGAGGACACCTACCACACGGCCAAGCAGGTCAGTGAAGTGCGGAGCGAAATCTGGTCGTCGCAACGCCGCAAAGCGGCCGCTGCACTCGGCGCCTGGTCCAAGCACGTGGACGAATCCGAACTGCTGCACCGGATCGACATCCCGCGCCCGGTCCGGATGACACCGCTGCGGTTCCTGCACGAACTGATCGAGCGGGCGCGGAGCGACCGGAAACACATCGTGCTCCCGGAAGGCGGCGATGTGCGGATTCTGCGTGCCGCGGAGATCCTGCACCGCCGCGATGTCTGCGATCTGACCGTCTTGGGCGAGCTCAACCAGGTGCGTGAACTGGCGGCAAGTCACGGCATCGACCTGAGCGGGATCACCTTGATCGACCCCGCGGCCAGCGAACTGCGGGAGGAATTCGCCGAAGAATATGCGCGGTTGCGCGCACACAAAGGGATGGACCTGGGCCGAGCCCGCGAGATCATGCTGGAGCCCTCGTACTTCGGCACCATGATGGTTCAGCTGGGCGTGGTGGACGGCATGGTGTCGGGCGCGGCGCACACCACCGCGAACACTATCCGGCCGGCCCTGGAATTCGTCAAAACCGCCGACGGCGTCAAGATCGTCTCCTCGGTGTTCCTGATGCTGTTGCCGGATCGGGTACTGGTCTACGGCGATTGCGCGGTGAACCCGGAGCCGAACGAGGAGCAACTGGCCGATATCGCGATCGCCTCGGCACAGACTGCGCAGCAATTCGGGGTGGAACCCCGGATCGCCATGTTGTCCTATTCCACCGGGGAGTCCGGGACCGGCGCTGCGGTGGACGAGGTCCGGGCGGCGACGGAACTGGTGCGCAAACTCCGGCCCGATCTCCCGGTCGAAGGCCCAATCCAATATGACGCTGCGGTGGATGCCTCGATTGCGGCGTCGAAATTGCCGGCTTCGCAGGTCGCCGGGCAGGCAACGGTGTTCATTTTCCCGGATCTGAACACCGGGAACAACACGTACAAGGCGGTGCAGCAGTCCTCCGGAGCGGTCGCCGTCGGGCCGGTATTGCAAGGCCTGCGCAAGCCGATCAATGATCTTTCCCGGGGCTGCACGGTTGAAGACATCGTCAATACGGTGGCGATTACTGCGGTCCAAGGCCAGAATTCAGCGGCGCCGGCCGTGCCGAATCAGGAAGCATAG
- the paaK gene encoding phenylacetate--CoA ligase PaaK, with product MTDLTETGSAERFDREQIEALQLSRLQHTLAYAYARVPLYRRKFDDAGVRPEDLRQLSDLAGFPFTTKEDLRTEYPFGMFAVPQERIARIHASSGTTGRPTVVGYTAQDLKTWASLVARSMRASGVRPGHKVHIAYGYGLFTGGLGAHYGAEALGCTVIPMSGGQTERQIQLIQDFRPEVIMCTPTYLLTIMDAMRHQGMDPRSSSLKFAVCGAEPWTEEMRQELESGLDLKACDIYGLSEVMGPGVAGEFVQSQDGSHIWEDHFRPEIVDPFSLDATLPDGQVGELVFTTLTKEALPIIRYRTKDLTKLLPGTASPGMRRMARIGGRTDDMIILRGVNLFPSQIEELALRIPDLSPHFQLEINRPAGQRMDELTVKIEPREGTTGQQREAAADNLRKEIKVHIGSSATIAVVEPGSLARSNGKLRRVYDLREPK from the coding sequence GTGACTGATCTGACCGAGACTGGTTCCGCGGAACGCTTCGACCGGGAACAGATCGAAGCGTTGCAGTTGAGCCGGCTGCAACACACCCTCGCCTATGCCTATGCGCGGGTTCCGCTGTACCGGCGCAAATTCGACGACGCCGGAGTCCGGCCCGAGGACCTCCGCCAGCTCTCGGACCTCGCCGGTTTTCCGTTCACCACCAAAGAGGACCTCCGCACCGAATACCCGTTCGGCATGTTCGCCGTCCCGCAAGAGCGGATCGCCCGGATCCATGCTTCCTCCGGCACGACCGGCCGGCCGACCGTCGTCGGCTACACCGCGCAAGACCTGAAAACCTGGGCATCCCTGGTGGCCCGCTCGATGCGGGCTTCCGGCGTGCGGCCCGGCCACAAGGTCCACATCGCGTACGGCTACGGACTGTTCACCGGCGGGCTCGGCGCACATTACGGCGCGGAAGCCTTGGGCTGCACCGTGATTCCGATGTCCGGAGGACAAACCGAGCGGCAGATCCAATTGATCCAGGATTTTCGGCCGGAAGTCATCATGTGCACGCCCACCTACCTGCTGACCATCATGGATGCCATGCGGCATCAGGGGATGGACCCGCGCAGTTCGTCGCTGAAGTTCGCAGTCTGCGGAGCGGAGCCCTGGACCGAAGAGATGCGGCAAGAACTGGAATCCGGCCTCGATCTGAAGGCTTGCGACATCTACGGCCTCTCCGAAGTGATGGGTCCCGGCGTGGCCGGCGAGTTCGTGCAGTCCCAGGACGGATCGCATATCTGGGAAGACCACTTCCGCCCCGAAATCGTCGACCCGTTCTCGCTCGATGCGACACTGCCGGACGGCCAAGTCGGCGAATTGGTTTTCACCACGTTGACCAAAGAAGCGCTGCCGATCATCCGCTACCGGACCAAGGATTTGACCAAGCTGCTGCCCGGGACCGCGAGCCCCGGAATGCGTCGGATGGCCCGGATCGGCGGGCGGACCGACGATATGATCATTTTGCGCGGGGTCAATCTCTTCCCCAGCCAGATCGAAGAACTCGCTTTGCGGATCCCAGACCTGAGCCCGCACTTCCAGTTGGAGATCAATCGGCCGGCCGGCCAGAGAATGGACGAGTTGACCGTCAAGATCGAGCCCCGGGAAGGAACCACCGGGCAGCAACGCGAGGCGGCAGCAGACAACTTGCGCAAGGAGATCAAAGTGCACATCGGCTCCTCCGCGACCATCGCCGTCGTCGAACCCGGTTCGCTGGCACGTTCGAACGGCAAACTCCGCCGGGTGTACGATCTGCGCGAGCCGAAATGA
- a CDS encoding hotdog fold thioesterase: MTHPMLADDAASGWLGVAIEKIDDGHATLSMVLRPEMMNGFGVSHGGMIFALADSAFAFACNPAGSDGSSQTVAAGADINFLAPSHAGQKLTAVADRRSSNGRSGLYDVQVFAESADGAQQLIAEFRGRSRTIPTRRSTQ; the protein is encoded by the coding sequence ATGACGCACCCCATGCTCGCTGACGATGCCGCCTCCGGCTGGCTCGGTGTGGCGATCGAGAAAATCGACGATGGCCACGCCACCCTGTCTATGGTCTTGCGCCCGGAGATGATGAACGGATTCGGGGTCAGCCACGGTGGAATGATCTTCGCGCTGGCCGACTCCGCCTTCGCCTTCGCCTGCAACCCGGCCGGCTCCGATGGCAGCAGCCAGACCGTTGCAGCCGGTGCGGACATCAATTTCCTGGCACCCAGCCATGCCGGGCAGAAGCTGACCGCGGTGGCCGATCGGCGCTCCAGCAATGGCCGGAGCGGACTCTATGACGTCCAGGTTTTTGCCGAATCAGCCGACGGTGCGCAGCAACTGATTGCCGAGTTCCGCGGCCGTTCCCGGACCATTCCCACCCGCAGGAGCACCCAGTGA
- a CDS encoding acetate/propionate family kinase, with product MQVLVINSGSSSLKYQVRDIEANEVLLEGLIEKIGEPEVPDHAAALELVSAALGDTRIDAVGHRVVHGGERFSSPVLIDNEIIRAIERLNPLAPLHNPANVLGIRAIAKKWPQLPQVAVFDTAFHRTLPEEAWRYALPEELYRNHGIRRYGFHGTSHQYVTGRSAEYLGIPVAEFDGVIAHLGNGASITAVKSGKSIDTSMGFTPLEGLVMGTRSGDFDPSILVFLARQGYDADQLDALVNRESGLFALAGNNDMRTVVDAAAAGDAAAKTALSVAAYRLAKYIGGYQVAVGGAKALVFTAGIGENSAEFRALVVDRLAALGLFLDREANALCSKEIRTISREDSAFPILVVPTDEERAIAEATAAVVAAG from the coding sequence ATGCAGGTTCTCGTGATCAATTCAGGGTCTTCTTCGCTCAAATACCAAGTGCGGGACATCGAAGCCAACGAGGTGCTCCTGGAAGGGCTGATCGAAAAGATCGGCGAGCCGGAGGTGCCCGATCACGCTGCAGCCTTGGAGCTGGTCAGTGCGGCGCTGGGCGACACCCGGATCGACGCGGTCGGGCACCGGGTGGTGCATGGCGGGGAGCGTTTCAGTTCCCCGGTGCTGATCGACAACGAGATCATTCGGGCGATCGAGCGGCTCAATCCGCTGGCCCCCTTGCACAACCCGGCGAATGTGCTGGGGATCCGGGCGATCGCGAAAAAATGGCCGCAGCTTCCGCAGGTGGCGGTTTTCGACACCGCGTTCCACCGGACCTTGCCGGAGGAGGCTTGGCGCTATGCGCTTCCGGAAGAGCTGTACCGGAACCACGGGATCCGCCGGTACGGCTTCCATGGCACCAGCCACCAGTACGTCACCGGGCGCAGCGCCGAATATCTGGGGATTCCGGTGGCCGAGTTCGACGGCGTGATCGCGCATCTGGGCAACGGCGCGTCGATCACCGCGGTGAAGTCGGGGAAGAGCATCGACACCTCGATGGGCTTCACTCCGCTGGAAGGTTTGGTGATGGGTACCCGCAGCGGGGATTTCGATCCTTCAATTCTGGTTTTCCTGGCCCGGCAGGGCTATGACGCAGACCAACTCGACGCCTTGGTCAATCGGGAGTCCGGACTGTTCGCGCTCGCCGGCAACAACGACATGCGAACGGTCGTCGATGCCGCGGCAGCCGGCGACGCCGCGGCGAAGACTGCACTTTCGGTGGCGGCCTACCGGCTGGCGAAATACATCGGCGGCTACCAGGTGGCCGTCGGCGGGGCCAAGGCCCTGGTGTTCACCGCGGGGATCGGCGAGAACTCGGCGGAATTCCGGGCTTTGGTGGTGGACCGGTTGGCAGCGCTGGGTTTGTTCCTGGACCGCGAGGCGAATGCGCTGTGTTCGAAAGAGATCCGGACGATCAGCCGCGAAGACTCTGCCTTCCCGATCCTGGTGGTGCCGACCGACGAAGAGCGAGCGATCGCCGAGGCCACCGCTGCGGTCGTCGCGGCGGGCTGA
- a CDS encoding LCP family protein, with protein MREAATSRRNRRRESPRHLTSPDAPASNGRIVGLLFLNVILPGAPRFLRGSKGWSRWVFLLIPAIFWAAGSYLGVSVLVDRASGISWVTHPGRSLVLLIGLILLSAWYLVTFLDIFGLIRFRRLQPGGKVLTVLVLVPLLVITSGGTGYAAYLLNLSRNALSDIFTGPLSGGDGKPVSPFLNPVDGRYNFLVMGGDAGEDRTGRRPDSIMAISVDAATGATATISVPRNFQGAPFPASSPLKKVMPDGFSCGDQCIIGNLYSKVTEQYSSLYPGVADPGAKAMMETVSEILGLTMQAYVIVDMDNFSTLIDLLGGVKVNAGGWVPISGEATDENGGHLPPEGWIAPGLQTLNGYQALWYARSREWTTDYARSLRQQCVVQALVKQMDPLKVLTKFGELAKAGTQIMESDITTDQLSTFVELALKSQSQETKRLTLGPPDFSTEFSTYPDFEQIRIRVAQLLGKPVPSPSSTGRATTPPIGTLTPPPTSEGTPSGTPSGTPSGTPTQGPPLTEQYLQQLARMGATNTLVELLANNGTCSPG; from the coding sequence ATGCGAGAAGCCGCCACCAGCCGTCGGAATCGACGGCGTGAATCACCGCGCCATCTGACGTCGCCGGATGCCCCGGCCTCGAACGGCCGGATTGTCGGGCTGTTGTTCCTCAACGTGATTCTGCCGGGCGCTCCGCGGTTCCTCCGTGGGTCGAAGGGCTGGTCGAGGTGGGTTTTCCTCCTGATTCCGGCGATTTTCTGGGCGGCCGGGTCCTACTTGGGCGTATCGGTGCTCGTTGATCGGGCCTCCGGGATTTCCTGGGTCACGCACCCGGGCCGATCCTTGGTCCTGCTGATCGGACTGATCCTGCTTTCCGCCTGGTACTTGGTGACTTTCCTGGACATTTTCGGCCTGATCCGATTCCGCAGGCTCCAGCCGGGCGGCAAAGTACTCACGGTGCTCGTCCTGGTTCCGCTCTTGGTCATCACTTCAGGGGGCACGGGGTATGCGGCGTATCTGCTCAATCTCAGCAGGAATGCGCTTTCCGATATTTTCACCGGTCCGCTGAGCGGAGGCGATGGGAAGCCGGTCTCGCCGTTCTTGAACCCGGTGGACGGACGATACAACTTCCTGGTCATGGGCGGCGACGCCGGGGAAGACCGGACCGGGCGGCGGCCGGACAGCATCATGGCGATCAGTGTGGACGCGGCAACCGGTGCCACCGCGACGATCAGCGTGCCGCGGAACTTCCAAGGTGCACCATTCCCGGCCAGCTCCCCGTTGAAGAAGGTGATGCCGGACGGATTCAGCTGCGGTGATCAATGCATCATCGGGAATCTGTATTCCAAGGTCACCGAACAGTACTCGTCGCTCTACCCCGGAGTGGCCGATCCCGGGGCCAAAGCCATGATGGAGACGGTCAGCGAGATCCTCGGCTTGACCATGCAGGCGTACGTCATCGTCGACATGGACAATTTCTCCACCTTGATCGATCTCTTGGGCGGGGTGAAGGTCAACGCCGGCGGCTGGGTGCCGATCAGCGGCGAGGCTACCGACGAAAACGGCGGGCATCTGCCGCCGGAGGGCTGGATCGCCCCCGGGCTGCAAACGCTGAACGGATACCAGGCGCTCTGGTACGCCAGGTCCCGGGAATGGACCACCGACTATGCGCGCAGCCTTCGGCAACAATGCGTGGTCCAGGCCCTGGTCAAACAGATGGATCCACTCAAAGTGCTGACCAAATTCGGCGAATTGGCCAAGGCCGGCACCCAGATCATGGAATCGGACATCACCACGGACCAACTGAGCACCTTCGTGGAATTGGCACTGAAATCCCAGAGCCAGGAAACGAAGCGGCTCACCTTGGGTCCGCCGGATTTCAGCACCGAATTCTCCACCTATCCGGATTTCGAACAGATCCGGATCCGGGTCGCCCAACTGCTGGGCAAACCGGTACCGTCGCCGTCGTCGACCGGCCGCGCGACGACTCCGCCGATCGGAACCCTCACCCCGCCGCCGACCTCCGAGGGCACGCCGAGCGGCACACCGAGCGGCACGCCGAGCGGCACGCCGACTCAGGGTCCGCCGCTCACCGAGCAGTACCTGCAGCAGCTGGCCCGGATGGGGGCCACGAACACCTTGGTGGAATTGCTCGCCAACAACGGGACGTGTTCGCCGGGCTAA